Part of the Listeria innocua genome is shown below.
ACCGCCAATTAACCCAAGCCCCACAATAACTACCGTCCCTTTCATTCAAAAACGCCTCCAAACACTTACAATAATTTTTCTAAAAGTGCAATTACCGCACTGTTATCTTCTTCTTTTCCGATTGTAATTCGAACAGCTGTTGGAAAACCAAGTGCTGCGCCAGAACGTGTAATATAGCCATTTTTTTCCAAATAGCTAAAAATAGTCCCAGCTTCAATCCCTAAATCTATTAAAACAAAGTTCCCATTCGCCGGATACAACTTAACTTTTTCAAAACGTTTAGCGAATGCTTCGTATTGTTTAATTCCATTTGCATTAGAAGTTCTACATTCTCCAATAAAAGCTTGGTCCTTAATAGCTTCAATTGCTAATTTTTGTCCGATACTCGTTGTATTAAAAGGCGGACGTACAATGTTCAGTTGACGGATGATTTCTTTATCCGCAATACCATAACCAACGCGTGCACTTGCCAAACCATAAATCTTACTAAAAGTCCGAGTAATAATTAAATTTTTATAAGTACGTACTAGTTTTTCGTGTTTTTCAGGCTGAGGAGTAACATACTCAATATAGGCTTCATCGAGAACCACAAGAACATCGCTCGGTACTCTATCTAGAAAAGCTTGAATATCCGCTAATTCAATGTAGTTTCCTGTTGGGTTATTCGGATTACAAATCCAAACAATCGTCGTTTTCTCGTCAATAGCGTTTAACATACCTTCTAAATCATGTTCGCCGTCCTGAAGAAGAGGAATTTCTCTTACTTCGGCTCCTTCGATTAAAGCATTTTGACGATATTGTACAAACGTCGGAGTCGCCATTACAGTATTAGTTGTCGTATCAAGTAGAACCCGAGTTAATAGTTCGATTAATTCATCGACACCAGCTGTAAAAATCAACTCTTCTTCTTCCAATTGATAAAAATCGGCTACTTCTTTACGCAAACTAGAAGCCCAACCATCCGGATAAATTTCTGTTTCCACGCTTGAATTTGCTTGAATAGCTGCTACTTTTTTTGAAGTTCCAAGTGGGTTTTCATTCGATGAGAGTTTAGTAATTTTTGTTAAACCAAGCTCTGCCATTACTTCTTCTTCGCGTTTCCCAGGTTTATAAGAAGATAGTCCTGCAAGTGATTTTTTCCATTTCATTACACATCCTCCTCTTTCACTAAATCTGGGCGCAATACTTTTGCCCCGTGTAAGTAGACATGATTAATTGCTGTAAGGGGCTTATGTAAATCTGTGAATACCATGAAACGAATACACATTGGAAGCGAATTCGGCACCGGGATTTCTTGCATTCCCATCACAGGAACATATTCAAAGCCGTGAGTTTCGCGCACTGCCTTCGCAGGAAATGCAGCAAAAATATCTTCAGTCACCGTAATAATAACCGATGTAAGACTTTCACTGTCCGTTATCCCATTTTGCGTCAGGATTTCCTCAAATAATTCTTTCGTTGCTGTATAAATTTCTTCTGGCGTATTACTTTCTATTGTCGTTGCCCCGCGAATTGCTCTCAAAATAAATCCCCTCCATTTCGCATCACGCTTTTGTAAGTGTCAAAAATCAATTCATCTTTTGCTTTAAAAATAACCGGTTTACCAATGTCTTCTAGTAAAACCATACTAATTTCATTAAAAGTTGTTTTTTTATCATGACGCATATTTTCCAGTATGTTACTAAAAGGAACCGTCACATCAAAAGTCGTATTGTAACCTAAACGTTCTAACCATGTAGTAAACTTAGCTAAATCGAAATCCAGTCCGTAAACCGTCTCACT
Proteins encoded:
- the hisC gene encoding histidinol-phosphate transaminase, coding for MKWKKSLAGLSSYKPGKREEEVMAELGLTKITKLSSNENPLGTSKKVAAIQANSSVETEIYPDGWASSLRKEVADFYQLEEEELIFTAGVDELIELLTRVLLDTTTNTVMATPTFVQYRQNALIEGAEVREIPLLQDGEHDLEGMLNAIDEKTTIVWICNPNNPTGNYIELADIQAFLDRVPSDVLVVLDEAYIEYVTPQPEKHEKLVRTYKNLIITRTFSKIYGLASARVGYGIADKEIIRQLNIVRPPFNTTSIGQKLAIEAIKDQAFIGECRTSNANGIKQYEAFAKRFEKVKLYPANGNFVLIDLGIEAGTIFSYLEKNGYITRSGAALGFPTAVRITIGKEEDNSAVIALLEKLL
- the aroH gene encoding chorismate mutase → MRAIRGATTIESNTPEEIYTATKELFEEILTQNGITDSESLTSVIITVTEDIFAAFPAKAVRETHGFEYVPVMGMQEIPVPNSLPMCIRFMVFTDLHKPLTAINHVYLHGAKVLRPDLVKEEDV